The following DNA comes from Allobranchiibius huperziae.
CCGGGTTCGAAGCTCTGGATGACCGGGTGGCCGGTCGCATCGTGGTGGGCGGTCGCGTGCTGGCCCGGGGAGGTATCGCAGCATCCGATGTGCCCGCACTGGGCGCAGCGCCGCAGGTGCACCCACCAGCCGGGGCTCGCGCCGTCCAGGCAGTCCGCGCATCCCTCACCGCTCGGCGGGACGGAGGTGTCGAAACCCTCGGTGTCGCTCATTCCGCCAGGCTAGGCCTGTGGGGCTGCGGCGTACGGCGCATGATGACACTGCGCGCACGACATACTTCCGCTCCATGGAGGCGATGCGGGAGCTCACCTGGGGCCGTGGCCAGATCCTGTTGGGGGACAAGCAGATCGGATCGTTCGAGACCATGACGTTCCGCGAACGTGCCACCGTGAGTTTCGAGACGGAGCACTGGGAGTACGCCAAGGAGTTCGGCGGCACCGTCGTCGCCGCGCGGACCGAGGGAGAGCCGCGGCGGATGTCCGCCGACAAGGGCGGCCTCTTCTTCACCTACTGGGACGTCTGTACGCCGACCGCGACCTACCGGCTCAAAGGATCGCGGGTGTCGGTCGCCGGGGCGGCGATCGGACAGTATGACCAGCGCGGGATCGTCCGCTATCTCGCATCGGTGACGGTGCCCGAGACGGTGCCGATGTGCGACCACGTGTTCCTGCTGTGGGTCGTGACCGTCGACGAGCGGCGCCGCCGAGCCCGCTCGCACGCTGCTGGAGACACGGGCTAGCGCGACGTCGCTACTCGAGCTCGTCGTCGTCCTCGACGACGCCG
Coding sequences within:
- a CDS encoding UBP-type zinc finger domain-containing protein encodes the protein MSDTEGFDTSVPPSGEGCADCLDGASPGWWVHLRRCAQCGHIGCCDTSPGQHATAHHDATGHPVIQSFEPGEDWCFDYRTGGFAYGPALAPPTSHPRDQSVPGPADRIPADWQDQLH